The Candidatus Amarolinea dominans DNA segment AACCGTAGCGCCCGCCGCGACCGCGAAACGCTCATCGTCCACCTGCATCCAGCCGCTGCCGTCGAGGAAGTGATAGATGGCGGTTGCCTCTGGATGCGGGGAATCTTCTGCCCAGGCTCCAGCCCGGCCATGATCGTCTTGAACTTGGCGCTCTCGGCCACAACCTGCGGCTGTGGGCCGGCCGGCGAGAATATCACCTTTTCCTGCCAATGGGGAACCAATACATGGGTCATGTCAACTCTCCTTGCTTCTGACTCATCGAGATGAGAGCAGGGGATGTCAGAGCATAGCATGGGAGGTCGGCCGTGTCGCCGACAAAAGTCGGTTTCTTGTGACGGGGGGGCGCCGCCGAATGAATTCGGGGCGAAGGGGCGTTCCCGCCGCCATGTCGGCCTGCGCCGACTGGCCTTGCGTCTCGCCTGCTTACGTTGCCAGCTTCTCCAGCGCGGCCCGATCGCAGATGCGAATGCTTTGCCGTTCGACGGCGATGACCCCTTCTGCTTCCAGGTTGCGCATGGCGCGCTGGATCACATCGGGCACCGTGCCCAGGCGCGAGGCGAGTTCGGCTTGGGTGAACCAGCGCGGGCGGTGCAGCGTATCCCCGATGGCCTCGTCGAGCAAGAGCCGCGCCAGCCGGCCGGTGACAGGCCGCAGCGACAGGTCAGCCACGAGCGAGACCAGGTCAGCCACGCGACCCGCCATATTCTCCAGCACGCGTTCGGCGAAGTCGGGACGCTCGCTCAGCAGGCGCCGAATAGAATCGCGGCGCAGGAGCCACACCCCCGCCTCTTCGAGGGCAATGGCCGAAGCCGGGTTGGGGCGCCTGGCAAAAACCCCCGCCTCGTTGAAAGTCTCGCCGGGGCCGATGAAGCGCAGGACCTGCTCCCGGCCCTCCGGTGATGTCTTGAGCACCTTCAGCCAGCCGCGCTGCAGCACATAGAGGCCCGGGGATGTCTCGCCTTCCAGGAAAACCACCTCGCCTGCCGCGTAGTCGCGCCACAGCGCGTCACGGGCCAGCGCAGCCAGGACCGAGTCGTCCAGGCCGGTCAGGAAGACGACTTTGCGGAGTTGTTCGATCAGGGAGGCAAGCGCGGCGCTAATAGCCATGCAGAATCCTTGTCTTGATAAACGAAGACCGAGTATCCCCGACGCGCGAGTAAATGGAAGGCTTCGGCTCGACGTAACATGGTGTACTCCGCCTCCTGCATCAAGCGCGTGAGTATATCGTGTTCCGCTGCGGTCAGTGCGCGTTCTTCTTGCAGTTCCGCCAATGCTTCCAGCTCGGCTTGCTGACGTTCATCCATGATGCTGCCAGCCATGCCCCACAAAGCTGCATCACTCAACGATTGCATCCGGCTCAGTTCCCGGCGCCAGCCTGGCGGCATATCAGATTCCAAAGGCGGCATGGTCAGAGTAATGGGATGCTACGCGAACGGCGGATGCCCGGCCTGGCCTTGCATCACCCGCTGGCTGGCGGCCAGCCCGCTGCCGGCGTCGAAGCGATAGCCCACGCCGTGCAGGCCCTGTTCGATGGCGCCGACCGTGGCGAGGACATCCGCCGCGTTGACCGCGCCCATGTGACCGATGCGGAAGTAGCGCGTGCGCAGGGCCGGATGCAACCCGCCGGCCAGGATGACACCGGCCGCGTTGATTTTGCCCAGTAGCGCCGCGCCGTCAACACCGTCGGGGAAATAGGGCGCGCTGAGGGTGTGGGCAGCCACGGCCGGCCGCAGCGGCACCTGGCTCAACCCCAGGGCGGTCAGCGCCGCTTTGATCGCCTCGCTCAGGCGGGCATGGCGAGCGACGCGGGCCTCCATGCCTTCAGCGATGATCTGCGCCAGGCTGACATCCAGCGCCAGCACCAGGTTGACGGCCGGCGTGCCAAAATAGGCCGGCTTGCGCGCCTGATAGGCCTGCATGACCGGCAGCCAGTTGCTCCAGTCAGCGTAATAGCTGGCGACGGGCCGGGTGCGGCGGCGGAAGGCTTCCAGGGCACGCGGTCGCGCCATCACCAACGCCAGGCCCGGCGGCGCTCCCAGCGCCTTCTGCGACGCGGTCAGCGCCACGTCCACATCCCAGTCGGCCATGGGCAGCGCTTCGCCGGCTACCGAGCAGACGCCATCCACCACGCTGAGCGCGCCGGCGGCGCGCGCCAGTTTCGCCAGGCCGGCCACGTCGGTCAACACCCCGGTGGAAGTGTCCACATGCGTGATGGTCATCAGTGTGAAACGATCTTGCTGCAGTGCCCGCTCCACCTCGGCCAGGCCAGGCGCATCGCCCACCGCAGGCGCGGGCACGTGCGTGACCAGCGCGCCCGAACGCTCGCAGATCGCGGCCATGCGGTCGCTAAAGTAGCCGGTGTTGATTTGCAGCACCCGGTCGCCTGGCTCCAACAGATTGGCGACCGCCGCTTCCATGGCCAGGGTGCCGGAACCGGCCATGACGAACGGCTGGCCGTCGGGCGCCTGAAAAACCGTGCGCAGATTGTCCAGCGCCCGGCCAAACACCTCGATGAAATCCGGCGCCACATGGCTGGGTGTCGGCTCCGCCAGGGCCGCCAGCACCGCCGGCTCGAATTCGATGGGGCCGGGGATCATGAGCAACTTGCGTGCTTTCTGGGTCTGCATGGTGTTCCTTGTCCCACTTTGGAGAAGATAGGCTCAGGCGTCGGGAGTCTGCTGCTTGCGCCGCAGGCGCGTGTAAACCACGGGCGCCAGGGCCAGCAGCGCGCCGCCCACCCCGATGGCCGCGTCGCGAAAGGTGAAGGCGGGGCGCGAGAGGGCCAGATAGCTGTTATCTGGCGTAAAATAGGTGCTTGCCACACGCTGCAGGTCGTGCAGGGTCACGGCTTCGATCTCGGCAAAAAAATCGGGCAGCGACTCGCCGGGGCGCAGGGTCAGCGCCGGCCCGGTAAAAACTTCGGCCAGACGATCATTGCTGTCCATGGAGAGCACATTGCGCCCGCGGATGGCGCGCTTGGCATAGTCCAGATCGGTCTGTTCCAGCGTGCCGCGCTTGACCCCAGCCAAAACCTGATCAATATATTCCAGAATGGCGTCCACCTTGTCGCCATCGGCATCGGTCTCGATGCTGAAGTAGCCGATATCGGTCATGGTATTGTTAGCCGCGCCCAGCCAGTAGACCAGGCCGCGTCGCTCGCGCATCTCCTCGCGCAGGCGGTCGCCGATGATCCAACTGAGCACCAGGATGGACGCCTGGTCCGGGTGATTGAGGCCCACGGTGCGCGCGCCGTACCACAGATAAGCCCGGTCAATCCAGTCGGGCCACTGCATGCGCACCTCCACAAAACGGGACGGGCTTGACCGTGGCCGCGGCAACGCTGGCGGCGTCGGTCCGACCTTGAAGTCGCCAAACCAGCGCGCCGCCTCAGCAAAGGCGGCCGGCGCCTGCACATCGCCCACGATGAGCAGGGTCATGTTGTTGGGAATGTAGAAGCGGTGATAGAAGGCCAACAGATCGGCGCGTGTGATGCGCTGCAGGGTGCGCTCGTAGCCGGTCACCTCACGCTCCAGCGCGGCGCCGGGAAACAACTGGCGCATGAGGCTCTTGTACAAATCGTATTCAATGTGCAGCCGGTCGGCCAGGTCTTCCAGCCAGTTGAAAAAGGCGCCCATGCGGCCGCCGCGCTCCTGGAAGATGACCCCTTTCTCCTTACGCACCTGCTCGTCGCTCAGGTTGCTGCGGAAGACGATCTCTGCCAGCCAGTCCAGCGCCAGGCCCAGGTGTTCGGCCAGCACTTCGACCTCATAGATGGTGCCTTCGTGGCCGGTGTAGCCGTTGAAGCTGCCGCCCACGCGTTCGATGACCTGGCGAATATCCTTCTCTTGCCAGCGCGGGGTGCCGTCGAAGATCAGATGCTCCAAAAAATGGGCGATGCCGTTCTGGCCTTCGGACTCGTAGCGGGCGCCTACGCGCACCACCAGCCGTAGGACCACCGAGCCACTGCCCGGGCGCTGCTTGCACCACAGCGCCAGCCCGTTGGGCAACGTGGTTTGTTCGATCTGTAATAGCGGATGAATCGGATTACTCAATGGTGTCTGGTTAGGAACGAGAATTTTTGATCTGTCTGGTTCAAGGGCCTACGGGTTGGCTACGTTCGGACACTTATTCAATTCTCGTTTCTTAGCTCCCTGATTGGATAGTATTCTGAGGGCTGATTATATCGTAAGACATGCGCTGTGTCTACATTTGATGCTTGTGATGTGATTCTTGCCCACTTGTGCTATCTATGCTAGGATGGGAACCCTGAGGGCCGGCCCGGCTTCGCAGCCGGGCCGGTTTTGCGTGCAAGGTTCATGTGAGAGGCGTATGAGCGTCATTCAATCCATCACCGCGGCCGCGCGGCGTCGCGATTTCAACCTGGGCGTGCTCAACGGTGTTCTGTTCGGCGGCGTTGACACCCTGTTCGATCCGAGTCTGGTGCTGGTGACGTTCGCCAGCTTCCTGACCGATTCGCCCATCCTGTTGGGCCTGGTCTACCCGATGAGCCAGGCGGGTTGGTTCTTGCCCCAACTGTGGGTGTCGGGCTGGTTTCAGAGCAAACCGACGGCGCTGCCCATCTATCGGGTCATGGCCGTCATCCGCACGATCTGCCTGGTCCTGCTGGCACTGACCGCTTACGCGGTCAAGGACAAAGGCTGGCAGTTGCTCCTCTTTTTCACGCTGCTGATGGCGAACCAACTGGCGGCTGGCTTCAGCGGCCTGTCTTTCATGGATGTGGTGGCAAAGGTCGTACCGCCCGGTCAGCGCGGGCTGTTCTTTGCCTGGCGTTTGTCGCTGGGCAGCCTGCTGGGCGTGGGCGCGGGCGTTTGGGTGCGCAGCCTGCTCAGCGAAACCAGCCCTATCCGTTTTCCCAACAATTTTGCGCTGATGTTTGCCGTGGCCAGCGTTCTGGCCGCGGCCGGCATGGCCGCGTTTGCGGCGCTGCGCGAGCCGATCAATCAAGCGTTGGTCCCGCGTGCCAGCTTGATCGGTCAGTTGCGGCGGGCGCGCACCGCCTTGCAGACCGACCCGAACTTTCGCGGCTTCCTGGGGCTGCGCCTGGCCTTGATTGGCGGCAGCATGGCTACGCCTTTTTTCACCGTCTTTGCTGCGCAGCGTCTGCAGGTTGCGGCCGGCGCCGTGGGTATTTTCCTGTCGGCCAACATCGCGGCCAGCCTGGTGGCTTACATCGTTTGGGGTCAACTTTCGGCGCGGCGTGGTAATCGTTACGTGCTGCGCATTGGCGCCGGCCTGGGCGTGCTCGTCCTGGCCTTTGCGCTCATGGCCTGGCCGTTGAGCCGTCTCCTCGGCGCGCAGACGCTTGTTGTCCTGATTTTCATCCTGGTCGGCGTGCGTGATGCGGCCGTAGGCGTCTCACTTGGCCCCCTGCTTCTCGACATGGCCCCGCCGGCCGCGCGTTCGCTCTACATCGGCTTCACCAACACCCTGGTTGGCATCACCGTCTTGCTGACCGGCATCGGCGGCTTCATCGTGGACGGCGCCGGTTTCCCCGCGCTCTTTGTCATCTCCCTGCTGGCCTACGCCGCAGCCACCTGGGCCATCTGGCGCTTTCGCGAGCAGCCGCTGCCAGGGTGATCAGCGGTCACGTGCGATCCGCGCGTCTGCCCCATCAACAGACCGACTTCGACGGCCACCTGGACATCGTGGCGGCAGGAATGCCATCGGTCAGGAGACCGGCCGCGGCGATTTTTCGGAGTGCGACGTGGCCGCCTCCTGCAAGACCAGCGCCAGAAACGCCAGGCTGGCTGCCGTGGGGCGCGCGTCCTTGCGCGTCAGGACGCACAGGCTCCGGGAGATACGCAGGGTCGGGATGTCCGGCGCGCAGATCAGCCCGTACGCGATTTCCAGCGCGGCGGCGCGGCGTGAGATCCACGCGATGCCCAGCCCGGCCGCCACCGCGCGTTTCACCGCTTCACACCCCGGCAACTCCAGCACCCGCTTGGGCCGTAACCCCCATTGCGCCAGGTGCGCCTCGACAAGCTGCCGCGTGCCTGAACCTGCTTCGCGCAGGATCAGGGTGGCTCCGGCGAAAATTTCCGGCGCGAGGGCGCGTTGTTGAACCAGCGCGTGGCCTGGCGGCACGATCAGGATGATCTCATCCTCCGCAAAGGGACGCACTTGCAACCCGGGCGCCGCAGCCGGCGCGCCGACGAAGCCGAGGTCGAACTCGGCATCGAGCACGCGGCGCGCAACATCCGCGCTGTTGGAGATCGCCAATGTGACCTCCACCCCCGGATAGCGCGCCTGGAAGCGGGCCAATATCTCGGGCAGCAGATAGAGCCCCGGCGTCGTGCTCGCCCCCAGCCGCAGATAGCCTCGCTGCAAGCCCGCCATCTCCGCCAGCACGCGCCGCGCCTCCTCCGTGAGCACCGCCACGCGTTCGGCGTAATCGGCCAGGATGCGGCCGGCGTCGGTCAGCTCCACGCGGCTGCCGAGCCGGTGAAAAAGCTGAACGCCCCATTCCGCCTCCAACAGCCGGATGTGCTTGGAGACGGCCGGTTGGCTGAGGTCCAGATCGTCGGCCGCGCGCGAAAAATGTTGACGCCGCGCGACCGCGCGAAAAACGGTGAGTCGGTAGTCCATAGTTATAACCTGAAGTTATCGCTCCGATAGATCATTGACTATTGCATTATCACCTCATCGGGCGTAGACTGTCAACTGTTGTTATCCGCCGTCATCGCATCGGAGTGCCTGCATGTCAACCTATCCTGGCGTCAAACTGACTTCACTTTCACATGGCGCGGGCTGAGCCTGTAAGATCGGCCCGGCCGATCTGGCGCAGGTGCTGCGTCATTTACCGCCCCCCACCGACCCCAATCTATTGAGCGGGTTCGCCCACGGCGCGGATGCCGCCGTCTACCGCTTGAGCGACGAGCTGGCGCTCGTCCAAACGGTGGACACCATCACGCCGATCGTGGACGACCCGTTTGCCTTCGGCGCCATCGCGGCCGCCAATGCGCTGTCCGACATCTACGCGGTCGGGGCCAGGCCCGTGCTGGCGCTCAACCTGGTGGGTTTTCCGGTCAAGACGTTGCCGCTGAGTATGCTCGACGAGATCCTGGCCGGCGGCGCGGCCAAACTGGCGGAGGCCGGCGTCGCCTTGGGCGGCGGTCATTCCATCGAAGACTTCGAGCCGAAGTACGGCCTCTCTGTCACCGGTATCGTGCATCCGGGGCGCATGGTCACGAATGCCGGCGCGCGGCCGGGCGACGTGCTGGTGCTCACCAAGCCGCTGGGTCTGGGCATCATCACGACCGGCATTGATCGGGGTCTCGTCACCGACGGCGCCATCGCGACCGTGATCGCGGTAATGAGCCAGCTCAACCGTGCGGCCAGCGCGGCCATGCTGGCGGTCGGGGTCCACGCCTGCACCGATATCAGCGGTTTTGGCCTGCTCGGCCACCTGCGCGAGATGGTCGAAGCCAGCGGGGTGGGCGCCAGGATCCACGCCGGGCAAGCGCCCGTCCTGCCGGAAGCCTGGGACCTGGCCCGGCAGGGCGCGATCCCGGACGGCTCGCGCAACAACGCCCGGTTCCTGGCCCGCTTCGTAGACTGGGCGCCGGGGATCTCGGCCGAGACGCAGGCCATCCTGTGCGATGCGCAAACCTCCGGCGGGCTGCTGATCGCCGCGCCGGCCGCCAAGAGCGCCGCGCTCCTGGCGCAGTTGCGCCAGGCCGGCATCACAGGATCAGTCATCGGCGAGATCACACCCGGAGCGCCGGGGCGGATCCAGGTCATACCCTGAGCGCGCGACGCGCGCCACACAGACACAAGAGGAGCGCAAACCATGACTGAGGACGGTAAACGGACCTATTTATTCATCATCAACGACGGGCCTTACGGCAACGAGCGTCCCTACAACGCGCTGCGCCTGGCGATGAACCTGGCCAAGCTGCCGGACGCCCACGTGCAGGTGTTCATGCTGGGGGACGGCGTCAACTGCGCTGTGGCCGGCCAGAAGACCCCGAACGGCTACTACAACATCGAGCGCATGCTGCAATCCATCGCCCGCCAGGGCCAGGTCGCCACCTGAGGGACCTGTTCAGAGGCCCGCGGGTTCGGGCCAGAGCGATTCTTCGAAGGTACGCAGCCGGGCAACATGCAGATGTTGGCGGCCTGGACGGCCGCCGCCGACCAGGTGTTGGTTTTCTAATTGCCGGAGGTTCGTAAACATGCAACAGCGCCGCGCGCCGATCCTCGAGCACAAAGCCTATGCTGCGCCTTCGGTCTTCCAGGTTGACAACCTGCTGCGCGAGGCCCGGCGCCAGCGCACAACGCCGGAGGGCGCCATCCCGGCCGTCTGCGTCCTCGACCCGGACGGCGACCTCGCCCAGCATCTCATCGCGACCGGGCAGGCCACGCCACATGCGCACTGGGCGTGCTACCATACCCAGCTCTATGCCTTCACCTGCGCGGGCATCGAGTGCGGCGTCGTGCCCTATGCCGTCGGCGGTTCGTTCGCCGTCCTGGTTGCCGAAGAGTTGTTCGCGTCCGGCTGCCGGTTGCTCATCAGCATCACATCAGCCGGCCAAATCGTCCCAGCGGGACAGCCGCCCTATTTCGTACTGATCGAGCGGGCGCTGCGCGATGAAGGGACCAGCTATCACTACCGGCCGCCCGCGGCCTACAGCGTCATCAGACCCGCGCTGGCCGGGCGTTTGCAGAATGCCTTCGCGGGCGCAGCGATCCGCGTGCTGCGCGGCGCATCCTGGACCACCGATGCGCCTTTCCGCGAAACGGCCGAAGCCATCGAATTTGCCCGCGCCGAAGGCATCGCCGGGGTAGAGATGGAAGCGGCCGCGCTCTATGCCTTCGCCGAGGCCCAGGACAGAGACGTGGTGTGCTTCGCGCACATCACCAACCAGATGGCGGTCGCGGAAGGCGACTTCGAGAAGGGTCTGGATGGGGGCAGCCACGATGCGCTCCAGGTGATCGGCCTGACGGTGAGGGGGTTCATGAGCGGATCGAACCTCGGCCCGCCCGCGGGTGGCGCATGGGTCGAGAACGAAGCAATGGAAGACGACAGAAAGTGAGATGAGTGAGATGAACGGAAAAACGATCCTGATCCTGGGCGGCGGAATCGGCGGGCTGGTGGCCGCCAACGAGTTGCGGCGGCTCCTGCCGCGCGAGCATCGCATCGTGCTGGTCGAAAAGAACGCGCAGCACGCGTTCGCGCCCTCGTTCCTGTGGCTGATGACGGGCGACCGCCGGCCGGAGCAAATCACGCGCGACGTGCGCCAATTGGCGCGGCCCGGCGTCGAAGTCGTGCTGGCCGAAGCCCAAAGCATTGATCTGCCCAATCGCCGCGTGGTCACCACCGCGCAAACGCTGGCCTACGACACCCTGATCATCGCGCTGGGCGCGGAGTTGGCGCCGGAGGCCATCCCCGGCCTGGCCGCAGCGGCGCACACCTTCTACACCTTCGACGGCGCGGCCAGGCTGCGTGATGCGTTGCGGGAGTTCGGCGGCGGGACCGTGGCCGTCGTGGTCAGCGCGTTGCCCTATAAGTGCCCCGGCGCGCCGCACGAGGGGGCGATGCTCATCGCCAACACCCTGCGGCAGCGCGGGCTGCGCAACGTGGACGTTCACCTCTTCACGCCGGAAGCCCAGCCGATGCCGGTGGCCGGCCCGGCGCTCGGTGATGCGGTCAAGCAAATGCTGGAAGGGCAAGGCGTCGCCTTTCACCCGCTGCACAAACTGACGCAGGTGGCGGGGGCAACGCACGAGTTGTCTTTCGAGGGCCGGGACACCGTCAAGTACGATCTGCTGGTCGCCATCCCGCCGCATCGCGGCCCGCGCATCATGCGCGAACTGGGCCTGACCAACGAGGCAGGTTGGGCGCCGGTAGACCGCCACACGCTGGCGACGAAGCACGAGAACGTCTTCGCGTTGGGCGATGTCACGGCGGTCTCGATCCCCGGCCGCTGGAAACCCGACGTACCGATGCTGTTGCCCAAGGCCGGCGTCTTTGCCCACGCCCAAGCCGAGGTCGTCGCGCGCCGCATCGCCGCGGAGATCATGGGGACCGGCGCAGGGGGAACCTTCCCAGGGATCGGCTATTGTATGCTCGAAGCGGGCGAGAGCCTGGCCGGCTATGCGTTTGGCGATTTCTACGCCGAGCCGGCGCCGCAAGTCCAACTGCGCCGGATGGG contains these protein-coding regions:
- a CDS encoding MFS transporter, which translates into the protein MSVIQSITAAARRRDFNLGVLNGVLFGGVDTLFDPSLVLVTFASFLTDSPILLGLVYPMSQAGWFLPQLWVSGWFQSKPTALPIYRVMAVIRTICLVLLALTAYAVKDKGWQLLLFFTLLMANQLAAGFSGLSFMDVVAKVVPPGQRGLFFAWRLSLGSLLGVGAGVWVRSLLSETSPIRFPNNFALMFAVASVLAAAGMAAFAALREPINQALVPRASLIGQLRRARTALQTDPNFRGFLGLRLALIGGSMATPFFTVFAAQRLQVAAGAVGIFLSANIAASLVAYIVWGQLSARRGNRYVLRIGAGLGVLVLAFALMAWPLSRLLGAQTLVVLIFILVGVRDAAVGVSLGPLLLDMAPPAARSLYIGFTNTLVGITVLLTGIGGFIVDGAGFPALFVISLLAYAAATWAIWRFREQPLPG
- a CDS encoding Crp/Fnr family transcriptional regulator, which codes for MAISAALASLIEQLRKVVFLTGLDDSVLAALARDALWRDYAAGEVVFLEGETSPGLYVLQRGWLKVLKTSPEGREQVLRFIGPGETFNEAGVFARRPNPASAIALEEAGVWLLRRDSIRRLLSERPDFAERVLENMAGRVADLVSLVADLSLRPVTGRLARLLLDEAIGDTLHRPRWFTQAELASRLGTVPDVIQRAMRNLEAEGVIAVERQSIRICDRAALEKLAT
- a CDS encoding nucleoside phosphorylase — its product is MQQRRAPILEHKAYAAPSVFQVDNLLREARRQRTTPEGAIPAVCVLDPDGDLAQHLIATGQATPHAHWACYHTQLYAFTCAGIECGVVPYAVGGSFAVLVAEELFASGCRLLISITSAGQIVPAGQPPYFVLIERALRDEGTSYHYRPPAAYSVIRPALAGRLQNAFAGAAIRVLRGASWTTDAPFRETAEAIEFARAEGIAGVEMEAAALYAFAEAQDRDVVCFAHITNQMAVAEGDFEKGLDGGSHDALQVIGLTVRGFMSGSNLGPPAGGAWVENEAMEDDRK
- a CDS encoding insulinase family protein, with protein sequence MSNPIHPLLQIEQTTLPNGLALWCKQRPGSGSVVLRLVVRVGARYESEGQNGIAHFLEHLIFDGTPRWQEKDIRQVIERVGGSFNGYTGHEGTIYEVEVLAEHLGLALDWLAEIVFRSNLSDEQVRKEKGVIFQERGGRMGAFFNWLEDLADRLHIEYDLYKSLMRQLFPGAALEREVTGYERTLQRITRADLLAFYHRFYIPNNMTLLIVGDVQAPAAFAEAARWFGDFKVGPTPPALPRPRSSPSRFVEVRMQWPDWIDRAYLWYGARTVGLNHPDQASILVLSWIIGDRLREEMRERRGLVYWLGAANNTMTDIGYFSIETDADGDKVDAILEYIDQVLAGVKRGTLEQTDLDYAKRAIRGRNVLSMDSNDRLAEVFTGPALTLRPGESLPDFFAEIEAVTLHDLQRVASTYFTPDNSYLALSRPAFTFRDAAIGVGGALLALAPVVYTRLRRKQQTPDA
- a CDS encoding alanine--glyoxylate aminotransferase family protein; amino-acid sequence: MIPGPIEFEPAVLAALAEPTPSHVAPDFIEVFGRALDNLRTVFQAPDGQPFVMAGSGTLAMEAAVANLLEPGDRVLQINTGYFSDRMAAICERSGALVTHVPAPAVGDAPGLAEVERALQQDRFTLMTITHVDTSTGVLTDVAGLAKLARAAGALSVVDGVCSVAGEALPMADWDVDVALTASQKALGAPPGLALVMARPRALEAFRRRTRPVASYYADWSNWLPVMQAYQARKPAYFGTPAVNLVLALDVSLAQIIAEGMEARVARHARLSEAIKAALTALGLSQVPLRPAVAAHTLSAPYFPDGVDGAALLGKINAAGVILAGGLHPALRTRYFRIGHMGAVNAADVLATVGAIEQGLHGVGYRFDAGSGLAASQRVMQGQAGHPPFA
- a CDS encoding NAD(P)/FAD-dependent oxidoreductase, with translation MNGKTILILGGGIGGLVAANELRRLLPREHRIVLVEKNAQHAFAPSFLWLMTGDRRPEQITRDVRQLARPGVEVVLAEAQSIDLPNRRVVTTAQTLAYDTLIIALGAELAPEAIPGLAAAAHTFYTFDGAARLRDALREFGGGTVAVVVSALPYKCPGAPHEGAMLIANTLRQRGLRNVDVHLFTPEAQPMPVAGPALGDAVKQMLEGQGVAFHPLHKLTQVAGATHELSFEGRDTVKYDLLVAIPPHRGPRIMRELGLTNEAGWAPVDRHTLATKHENVFALGDVTAVSIPGRWKPDVPMLLPKAGVFAHAQAEVVARRIAAEIMGTGAGGTFPGIGYCMLEAGESLAGYAFGDFYAEPAPQVQLRRMGKTWHWGKVLFEQWWLAPFGPRRAALQWAMTLGGKALGIPVIL
- the selD gene encoding selenide, water dikinase SelD — encoded protein: MSTYPGVKLTSLSHGAGUACKIGPADLAQVLRHLPPPTDPNLLSGFAHGADAAVYRLSDELALVQTVDTITPIVDDPFAFGAIAAANALSDIYAVGARPVLALNLVGFPVKTLPLSMLDEILAGGAAKLAEAGVALGGGHSIEDFEPKYGLSVTGIVHPGRMVTNAGARPGDVLVLTKPLGLGIITTGIDRGLVTDGAIATVIAVMSQLNRAASAAMLAVGVHACTDISGFGLLGHLREMVEASGVGARIHAGQAPVLPEAWDLARQGAIPDGSRNNARFLARFVDWAPGISAETQAILCDAQTSGGLLIAAPAAKSAALLAQLRQAGITGSVIGEITPGAPGRIQVIP
- a CDS encoding LysR family transcriptional regulator; the encoded protein is MDYRLTVFRAVARRQHFSRAADDLDLSQPAVSKHIRLLEAEWGVQLFHRLGSRVELTDAGRILADYAERVAVLTEEARRVLAEMAGLQRGYLRLGASTTPGLYLLPEILARFQARYPGVEVTLAISNSADVARRVLDAEFDLGFVGAPAAAPGLQVRPFAEDEIILIVPPGHALVQQRALAPEIFAGATLILREAGSGTRQLVEAHLAQWGLRPKRVLELPGCEAVKRAVAAGLGIAWISRRAAALEIAYGLICAPDIPTLRISRSLCVLTRKDARPTAASLAFLALVLQEAATSHSEKSPRPVS